One genomic window of Elaeis guineensis isolate ETL-2024a chromosome 2, EG11, whole genome shotgun sequence includes the following:
- the LOC105034271 gene encoding small ribosomal subunit protein eS19 — METARTVKDVSAHEFVKAYAAHLKRSGKMELPHWTDIVKTGRFKELAPYDPDWYYIRAASMARKIYLRHGIGVGGFQKIYGGRKRNGSRPPHFCKSSGAIARHILQQLQEMDIIDFDAKGGRMITSQGRRDLDQVAGRVVVAP, encoded by the exons ATGGAGACGGCCAGGACGGTGAAGGACGTCTCGGCCCACGAGTTCGTCAAAGCGTACGCCGCCCATCTCAAGCGATCCGGAAAG ATGGAGCTTCCTCACTGGACAGATATTGTGAAGACTGGAAGATTTAAGGAGCTTGCTCCATATGACCCTGATTGGTACTACATCAGAGCTG CTTCTATGGCAAGGAAGATATATCTGAGACATGGTATTGGAGTTGGTGGTTTCCAAAAGATTTATGGAGGGCGCAAGAGGAATGGAAGCCGCCCCCCACATTTCTGCAAAAGCAGTGGGGCAATAGCTAGGCACATTCTGCAACAGTTGCAGGAGATGGACATTATTGATTTTGATGCTAAAGG GGGAAGGATGATTACCTCCCAGGGACGGCGTGATCTGGATCAAGTTGCTGGAAGGGTTGTAGTTGCTCCTTGA